From the genome of Solanum pennellii chromosome 6, SPENNV200:
GTCCACCATTGAACAAACGTAAGGAATATAAACAGGCAAAACTGCATTTTTCCAATGGTATATGAATGGTAAGTAAAATTCACTACAAACACCATGGTCTTAATTTATTGAGATTGTAAAGagagcatacaaatataatggaGAAATAAGATATCGACCAACATTTGATCTTACCATTCAAGTCATCTATAGTAAGTTGCTGAACCATTGTAGACGTGCAATTAGAAATCTGTAAGAAAAATTGTGGATTATTGAAGGAGATATGATCTCATATATAGAGGATGCAATGTTGACAGATGGAGGAATATGCACAACACACGTTTGATATTCTATATGCATCTTATGCCACCTGTGTATGATATTGTATGTAATGATCAATTTAgcctttaaatgttttaaaatggTAAGAAGCACACATGTTAAAATAAGCCATTTCTACTATAGTAGCGTAGCAATAAAGACTGATAAAAGTCACTTGTAATTAAAACAATTTACTCAATCAAATAGTAGAAGTTATAAACTTTGTCACAAGTTATTTGACCAACTATAACAGCACATTCATTCACTCACCCCACCTTCTTGCTCTGCACCTTACTGGCCTTCATCCTTACCCTTTACCTGACCCCACTCAAAAATATTCTACTACTCCATAGAAAAGTTTCAGCCAAGAAACAAAGTGGGTGTGGTAGATAACCCAAATCTCACACGTTAATAAGGATTAAGGCCACCCTTCTTGTTTAGAAAGTATAATATTGGGTACTTGTCATATAAAGTTGAGATTTTTATATTCCATTATGTGATATTAATAATGCCCTTTCTTTACAGAGGATTAGTGTCAGTTTTATTTATTTGCAATCCTAGTGGAAGTTCAGAAGATAATATTCAGCTAGCTTAATACCTGCTGATTACGAAAGGAAACAAATTCAAATCTCCTAGACTGACCTGTTTTCTGATCCCACATCACCCTAGCATCTCTGTAAGAGAAACATCAAGTACAATCATccatttttgaaaatatgaatGCCAGGAGAACGTGTATAGTACAAAATAAACAGAGAATAGAACGTACAAGAAGCCAGTGTATACTGAAAAGTTGTAAGCTTTGGACTAGGATGACCCAcaaatatgttaaaatgatcTGCAAATGAGAAGAAAcagttttagtttttgaaaaGATAATGTAAAAAATTGAGATGGTCTAAAATGGAGGTGAGAAAAGATATACACTTGATGTGTCCTCTCTTTAAGCACTGACATACGCCCAATTAACCTTTATAGTCTATCCAAATATGCggatttcattattttttaggcGGACAAACACTAAAATATTAGATAAAATTGCAGGAGACAGAGGTTTAGACTCACATTTGGGCGCTGGGAGAGGGAATTCCTAACTTATGTAACTTTGATTTATTTAGAGGATGATGTTAATTCTATACGGTGTAACCTTTTAGTTGGTAGTCCATTGTATTctattttagcttcttttccTAGATATTGTTCTAACAGATTTAGTTACATTTAATAAAAGatctcttatttctttttaaccaaATAGTCTACATGatgaataaatgaaaagttTTCAAATCTGTATTAGGCTTTTGCTCACACTCAGATTCTGCCTCAACTTCcctagaaaaataaagagaagaaagcATGTCCACATCCTACATCTGTTACAAACACTTCAAtgtacaaaaatttcaaaaacaatatttCACAACACATGGCTTGAGGAGTTCATGGTTCAAAGTTTGGTAGCATATCAATTGTTTCTTTATACTTTACTTGGAACAATTGATTTACAAATCTTATTAATCACAAATTTACGATTCACTAATAAAGTCAACTGATTACAAATCAAAGATAGTATTGTCAGTCTCACTAACTTGAATTTTTAGGGGTGTTTCTAAGAGAAGATACGTCTAACCTCTTATTCTGTCTAAGTTTCCTTTAACACATTCATTTTAGAGTAGGAACAAGTTAAACACCTTGTTGAAAATAGAAAGTCCAAAATATCCTTAATAATAGCAAGAAAGCTCATAGAGGTATCTAATGTAGGACAAAGAGCAAAGTCGGAATAAAGGGCGTAAGAAACCATCAACGAACATACCCGTAGTTCAAATTCTGGTATAAGTAGTTCCAGATCCTTGAATTTGCTAAGAATACACATCGATAGTTCAAATTCTGGCATAAGTAGTTGCAGATCTTTAAATTTTCACActgtaaatgaaaataatttgaaaaagttaATGCAATGATGTAAAAAAAACTCGAAGCGAAACCCACAACAGTATacaattaaaatgaagaaaccCAAAAAGTTAATTCCAATGGAAAACCAAAATATACAAACAGAGGAAGTCCAGAAGAAGTATGATGGGAAAAACAACTAGAATTAAGGAATCCAAAAAGTTAATTTCGACAAAGAACCATCTAAgaacatataaaatttaaaaaaattatgatgaagACAGACTTTAACTTTTGCATGTAATAAACAAAGCAAAGTCAGTAACGGAACAGAAAAAACACAACCACATAACAAAAATTGAACATCAACACTTAAACCAactgaaaaagaagaaaaaatcatcaattttgaggaaaacaaagaagatcACAAAAAAGCCAAAGAAACAATATGAAGAAGCTTACCTCAACAGAAAGCTGGAGAAAGAAGAACTTTTGGTATGCATAGACCGTAGTCCGCAGTGATGTGTACACTGAAAGCACAACAACAGGACACATAGCCAAAATAGAGTActaaaaagactaaaataccctCGGACCTATGAAACAGGCATGTTGAACATGCCTTTTCTAATGTAAGAGTAATTCAggaattaaaatcataaaagtaATTATTAATCCCTCTGTCTAAATTTATGTGACATGTTTCgaattttaagatttaaacaaatttatatgACCGTAAAtttctcatatattttttaaatattttgaattatcaataatcataacttataattatttttacgtaatctataaataaataaattttattttaaaaaatttaaaaaattccacAAACAAATTCTTGATCAAACCTAAATTATTCGActctaaaaaaaaacatgtcacATCAGCCAGGATAAagagaataatattttcaatttatatcatattgttTAAAATGCGAGGCTTTTCCAAGTcctatatgattaaaaatattttgtgcaCCGAACTTTCTTAATCAGGATTACAGGTGTCGTGAGCTCCATAAGCTATCTCCACTTCTCCACCCTCATGTATAAAACGACCTGCTGGCAGAATCATTTCCACCAGACCTCTCTACTAGAAgcatttagaaattaaaaataatcgaAAATGGCTCTTCGGACTTTAGCGAGCAGACGGACCCTAGCGGCAGGGCTAGGGTTCCGCCAACAACTTCGTGGCGTTCAAACCTTTTCGCTCCCCGATCTCCCATACGACTATGGCGCACTGGAGCCGGCAATTAGCGGTGATATAATGCAGCTCCACCACCAGAAGCATCATCAGACTTACATCACTAATTACAATAAGGCCCTTGAACAGCTCCATGATGCCATCACCAAAGGAGATGCTCCTACCGTCGCCAAATTGCATAGTGCCCTCAAATTTAACGGCGGAGGTATCTCCATTTCTCTCTCTCGTTTTGTTTTTTACTGAATAATTCATTGATTTGAATTTATTTGAGGAGGTTCTAGACACTTCGCATTTTTACACTTTGTCCGTTGCTATGGTTTGTTGAATTTGATTTGTTGATTGTGTTATTGCATTTGTTTGAGATTAATTGGATTTGAATTGAACTGGATTTGAGAGATTGATCTTCCTAGTATTAAAACGAACTAGGTGGTTCTTTAAATTTAATGGTGTATTTCTCTCGGTGGAATTAATTATCTCAGTTCAATGAGAAGAAATTAGGAGGAGTCCAATTTTGGACCCTCTTGAGGTCTGATTAAATGAATCATCATGGCCGATGGCTGATATTTTTCGAAATACAAGTTCTGGTTGTGGTAATGATGTCAGTTGACTGCTGAAATGGTCTTTTTGCTTTTCTGGATGATGAGAAATCCGTAGATATACAGTAATTAGTTACAACTTTGGTGGTCCAAAAGATAAACCTCAGATTGTCACAAACTAATATGCTGATTATCATCCCAGAAGTATGTTGATTCTGCACTTCCTCTTGCAACTTGTGCTGAGTCTCCCACATTGGCTAGGGGATGGGGGACTATATGACTTGGGCAATTCACCTCCTGAGCTAGTTTTTGGAGTGAATTAGGCCCAAGGTTCATTTCTTTAACAAGTTGCACTTGATTTGCATCCATGCCTGAAATCCATTGATGTGGCCAAACAACCAGTTGTGAACGAATTGTTTGTGTTGATTTCATGAGTAATCGTTCTTATATCCAAATTgacgattttattttttcaacttttcacaCAGGTCATATTAATCACTCAATTTTCTGGAATAACCTTGCCCCTGTCAGCGTAAGCTTACTCCCTCATTACTTGATTCTTCTGCTTTGAGGGGGAATAACATAACTGCTTAATCATATTGCAGGAAGGTGGTGGTGAGCCTCCAAAGGGTTCTCTTGGCTGGGCTATTGACACTAACTTTGGTTCACTGGAAGCTTTAGTAAAAAAGATGAACGCAGAAGGTGCTGCTTTACAGGGCTCTGGCTGGGTGGTAGGTCTCGCTTCCTTTTCTTGGGTTTTTGTTGGTCAGCTTATGTTGCTGCAAATCAAGCTTTGGATTGtaccttttatttatttattgagcTTGAATATATGTTTGCAGTGGCTTGGTGTGGACAAAGAGCTTAAGCGCCTGGTGGTTGAAACCACTGCAAATCAGGTGATTGATGCATGTTCTGTTTATCCTAAATTAATAGATAGCTGAGCATCATCTTCAACAAGTGAAGTTGATGGCTCCACTGTGTTTCCTTGACTTAGAGGTTAATATTATCCAAGAAAGTGTGAAAACGAAATACATAAGACTGCTAAATTCTTGATTGCTTACAAGTCTTAGAGCTGTAGACTAAATAATCTGACTTCCATTTATTATTAGCTGCCATAATTGATAgatgtattttttatgttaattgatgCTGTCTTTGCACGGTCTGAAACTCTGAGTTTTCCTCTTTGGTTAATGAACTTCTCTAACCGGTCCTTTAGGATTATTTGCATTTCCCCACCTCCTTGGTCTGTCAGCATTCTGCAGTCTACATCATACTGTCCGGGCTTTAACTGTAGATGGGtcttatttttgtcttttttgaCAATCCTTTTTATATAGGGGATTGCATAAGAATGTTGGCATATGCTTTCGCAATAGTTGCTTGTCCGGTTGtcttatgaattatgatagGGCTCATTTTTGGGATTATTTTGTTCGTGCAGGACCCTTTGGTTTCTAAAGGAGCAAATTTGGTACCTCTTCTGGGTATAGACGTTTGGGAACACGCATACTACTTGCAGGTGATTTGATTATTCTGTTTCAGTCTTTAGTACCCAAATATCATGTGTCTACAATGTTGTGATAATATTCGTGATACTACCAATGTTTTTCTTCCGAAGCATGATTGACGTTGCTACTTCTTGCAAGCCAGGATTCTCTTTGCTTGTTGGTGGAATTAACTGTATGCTTTTGACCTTTGTATGTTGCATAGAACTGAAAAAAAGGTTCAATAAGTAGGGTGAATGAGCTTCTATGCATGAATTTATTGAAGAGCTTCTTGTCTTATGTCATAGTTTATGGACAGAGATGTTTTCAAAAGCCATTTTTATTAAGTTGgtatttttttatccaaatattaGAATTATTATTGAACTTGACTGATTTGCTTTGCTTTTTTGTAATGCAGTACAAAAATGTAAGACCAGATTACCTGAAGAATATATGGAAAGTTATCAACTGGAAATATGCCAATGATGTTTACGAAAATGAGTGCCCCTGAACAGGGACCATGTTTGTAAAAGCTTATGACGGGAAATAATAGCTGAGTGACACGAGCATCctatttttctcaagttttagTTGCTGGTTGATGTAATCGATGTATGGATCCCGAATAAAACTACTTTTTATCTTGTGAGTTGTGACTCAGTTTCTTGGACATCCAGTTCATCCAAATATAGTAACAGGTTGTTGAAGTTCGTAGCTGATTTTACTGAGCATCTGTGTCTCTCCTGTGTTGATATTCAGAATAAATCTGTATACTACTATCACCGCACTCCATATTATTGCAACCTTTAGTTCCAAGGTGGTAATGTTAAATGGAGCAGCTATACTACATAGCTGACCTAATTGATCCTGATGTAATTCTGTTAATTGCAGCTGATTCTAAATGGATCTACTTTACAAAACTACATGAGCAACAACacacctattttttttttccaatactCATAATTTTTTCCCCCCAACAAGATAGCTAAATACGTTCTCAACTTTCATCTAAGAAGTGTTACATATTTCTTTATACACCCAAGCTGGGGTCAAAAACATGATACGCTAAATTTAGCATAACTCTGCCTAGTTAAACCAAAACTAGGGGTGGATCAGCAACCACCAAATTTCTGAATTGCTCCCGTGGAAGCAGGTGCATGCACAACTTGAAATCACTGATTTTTTTAAAGCCTTTTGCAACAGTAATGACTCCCCTTCATCGAACGAACATTAATGGCACGAGCTCATTTCAGCAGCCTGTTGGAGATGCTTCACAATCTTCACACATTCAACCATGGGGCAGTCTGTTTTAATCGCATTTGGGGCAATATGGGATCTGCTAACAGCATAACCTCCCTGCAATAAAACCCTTGATGATGTTAATCTTATGTCTAACGCTTGTAACAAGTAATAAATCTAAGGGCGCAGATGCCAAGGAGATAATGCTTAAAGTTCACTGATGCAACAATGCAACTGCTCCATCAGCAATGTTTGGTACATGAATAAgaaaacacaacaacaacatcccCAGTATAGTTCCACAAATGAGGTTAGGAGAGGTTTTGTGGGTAGAGAGGCTTTTCTAAAAGGCCGTCGACTTGAGAAATCATTTTCCAGAAGCAGGTTTTGAAAGAAATGCAAGTgtaaagatgaaaatattaaagaaagaaaagtacTGACGGCAAAAATAGTGAAGATAACTAGTAACAGAAACAAAAACAGTAAATAAGATAATATtagcataataataataatggagGTTTATTCACAGATACACTTGGAACAGAACAGGGATATTGGCATAAAATCACCCTGAGGGAGAGAACCCATGCAAAAACTTCATTTACTTGTGAGCTAAAAACATCTTTGCTCCCAAAGCCTGAATAAAAGACGTCCTGCACAACCCGTTCAACCCACCTAAATGATTATATGGCAGTTTACTCCTACAGATTGTGTGTTAAGGCCATTGAACACGATGCCTATTTTACTCTAAATATAAGTTCCTATTGAAGTTTAAAAACATTgagtttaaattaaaaaagtagTCATATGTTATTTAACATAAACTTTTTTATGTTCACGTTATTTAAAATAGACTAACATTTTTGTATGTATAAGCATTTCAcagaattatattaaatatgatttagCATATTGAGATGCAACAAATAAATTGTGATTGATAAGTTGATTTGTATATGATGTTACCATTTTCAGAAAATACAAATAACATATTAACTTATTATAAAGGGTGTAATTATTCTGAAGTGGTGCCACAAATTatagttgagtttattattaagaggaaaacttttaaaaacaaatatttcttGTACTTCAAATACTTCATGACTAAGCTTTAAATGTCAGCTGTGCATTaggaattcaaattcaaaatagtTCAATTTAATGTTCTCGTATTTTagttatttgaatttattgaaGAAGTTCATAACTAATTGAAAAGATCTGTAGAATCTCAAAGCAAGCTGCAGCAAACACTATATACTCTTGGAGGCACTTactcaagtaaacatatgtcaATTCAAGGTTGTAATCAACCTACATCACATTAAGATAATCAAACCTCGATCACAAATAGTCCATGGGTTCTATAATGCTCCACGCATTATCATTATTGAAAATTGCATATAAATACAGAAGTTATTTTTCCtggtttttttttaatgtagtaAAATAATTTCATGTACAAGGCATCAACCAAATGCAACAAGTACAAATGAGATGTGGTAGCTAGCTACCAATACATGAGTGAAATGTACTTGAGACCAGGGAACTACGATGTCCAAAACATTAGCGGTACTATTAACAGGGATTATAGGTTACtccataaaaaaaacaaattgctATCTGAAGTCCAAAACATCTAGCTAATGTATAGGAGATGAGCTTGGTATGGAGGAAACATCTTCTGGAAAATGTCttccaattttttcatgtttggtcgGTCAAAATGTTTTGGATAATATTTTCTCTAGGAAAACAAGTTCTTTAACAAATGAGGAAAACGAATTCCATAATGGAAGTAGAGAAAACAAGTTCCATAAGTGGCATTCCAAGTCTATTGTCTCATCCCACCACACTTGAGCGCCTCCACCCCCCCTCCGTCCATAGTGTTTTGCTGGATTACATATAAATGCTCTTGggacaatatatttttttgcttatttACCAAACACTAGAAAATAAGTAAGACACCcacttatttttcaagaaaacacCAAACACGCCCTTTAAGTTCCATGAAACTATAAACTTGGTATTAAATACTTTCATAAACAAGCATTTTCCCTAATATTTGGTGGGAAAACATCATTATGCTCATCTAAGGCTGGTTAAACTTCAAAACTATTCAAAGTTTTCTTTCCTAGCTTTACATGTTGTTGTCTGGCCTAACATGTTAATACGTTCATTGAATGAATTTCATTTCCATCAACAAATTTTAGtctaatattaaaatgtatgtacAAATAAACAAGGAAATTATGAGTGCTGGTTTTATTGGAGAGTTGATTAGGCCATAAAACGATCTGGAAAATGATCCCAACAACTATATTTTGGTGTATCTGGATAGAGAGGAATAACATGTGGTGGTGTAAGGGTTCAGAAACAAGCAACTTTGATATTTAGCTTCAGGAGAATCCGGTTTTGGATttgtttttggccaaaaaaaaaacacacacCAAAGTGCTGAATCATTTGAAGAGGCTTTCATATGCATCAAAGTtcataaattcaatatttactaCTTATTCCTCATGTCAATTTGTTTGTGTAGTTTTCACTTGACACGGAGTttgagtttaagaaagtaaaaaatatttttgaatgtaTTAGTCCTATTCTAAAGATAGtagaatgtaccaaaatgtcttttaatcttgtggtcttaaacatgccatgcTGAATGTTAGAATTAAAGAgttgtccaaaaaaaaaagtcattcttttttaaaccgACTAGAAAGTAAGACAAGCTCATTGAAACAAAGGTAGtaactatttttatattctaCTAAAGGTATTTAGGAAGTAGATTGTGTTTCTGTCAGCGGGTGAGCTGCTCGCCGCGGCCGCTGTTTTGTTCAATTTGTTTTGGACTGGTAAAGTGTTCTGCTCTAGAAATCAAACCCTAAGGGGTCTCTTTTAGCTGAAGAAGGCCATAGAGACACTGGTCAAATATTTCAATACCTACCTAAACGActctttcatatttcttttacattttGTAGTGGCTAACACCAATTACAATTTACAAGGTCAAGCGCGTCAGACTATCTTTCTACAAATCTTAAATATTGTAAAAAAGGGACCTAACTGTTGCGGAATAAATGAAACCGTTATATTTACGCTCAATATGGAAAAGTATCTTTTGATTAAAGAGAAAGAACATTAAACTCTCCATGTAATACCTACACTAATGACATACCTCGTGCAGGCTGTTCATTATCACACTTAGGGGAGGCAAGTTAAGTTTAGCCCGACTTGCTATCTGCAAGTGATAAAACATAAATTGAAGTTCAGAATAGGGTAAAAACAAtcattaactaaaataatgcaaaaaaatGGAAATTGCTGATGGTCCCAAACATTTTAAGTAAATTATTCTgataataagaaataatagtAAAGAAAAATTGTTTAGTGAAAACCTCATCTGCATTGAGGTATCCAACTGGCAGTTTGGGGTCACTCTCGTCAATCATCTGTTTCAATAGCTTTTCTAggttttttccttcttcatcacCAAACCATCCCCAC
Proteins encoded in this window:
- the LOC107023340 gene encoding superoxide dismutase [Mn], mitochondrial gives rise to the protein MALRTLASRRTLAAGLGFRQQLRGVQTFSLPDLPYDYGALEPAISGDIMQLHHQKHHQTYITNYNKALEQLHDAITKGDAPTVAKLHSALKFNGGGHINHSIFWNNLAPVSEGGGEPPKGSLGWAIDTNFGSLEALVKKMNAEGAALQGSGWVWLGVDKELKRLVVETTANQDPLVSKGANLVPLLGIDVWEHAYYLQYKNVRPDYLKNIWKVINWKYANDVYENECP